The Alnus glutinosa chromosome 1, dhAlnGlut1.1, whole genome shotgun sequence region AAAATTTCAGTTTTTAGAATCGGAGATGAAATTGTAAAAGTGCGAGATAACTGGAAGAATGATTACGAGCTTCTCGTTAGTGGAAATGATGGTATCGATCATTTGGCGGACGCGGTGGCTCTGGAAGAGTCGGTCCTTGTTGCTTGGCGGCTCGTTCTGCAAGTCCTTCACTATCAGCCTCTCCAGCCTCTCCACCTCCTCGTGCGCCGCGCGCGTCACCTCAAGCAACGTCGACGACATCCTCTTCTCCTCTTTCAATCAACTTGCACTTAGGGTTTCTCTATGTGTCTCTGTGTGGGCTTTAGAAGgcgaaagaagaagatgaggtaAGCTacgatcttctttttcttacttattatatatattccacGTGTTTTTCGTATTATTAagagataaatgcaaaattggtTAGCGACTTATTGTGGTTAATACTTTTGACAAATAATTTCTTGAAGTTTAAAAAGGTATAAATACTTTTGAGTCAGGATTTaacgattttattttttctagtttaggttttattttgtattataaatcACATTGCGCTTATGGTTAAAAATGGATATGATTCGTTCGTCGATCTACCATCCATTCATAAAATTAACCGAAATTCACGTTAAATTAATCAAAATCTATCACGTAAATATAtgcttcattaaaaaaaaaaaaaaaaaaaaaaagatggtagCTTGAGCCACTCCTTTAACCCAAATAGGAGTGATTGAACCATTCAGGCTAAccctctaaaaataatttaatgattGCCCTTTAAAAGTGACTAAACTAccctctaaaaaattaaaaaacagttgACCCTTTGGGATTagttctcttaattttttattttttttaagagtttgacCACCCAATATGATCGGTTGGTTCAATCGATTTACAATACGAATTGAAtttgagatgaaaaaaaaaaaaatcgttaaacTATTGAGAGATCAAAGGAATTTAATCCTTTTAacaataaaatagtaatttgagcgagatgaaataaaaaaataaaaaaattaaaaataaaatcgttAAACTATTGAGAGGTCAATGGAATTCAATcattttaacaataaaatagtaatttgagCTTGACATTGTTGATTTgtgtaaaaattttaaatatatatatatatatatatatatatatatatatattttgtaaaataatagCAAACGTAACTTTACCATTTAGCATTGGCTACGCGCACCAGTGTATGGTTTGGATCTCTTGGAGGGAATATAGCCGGCAGTCAATGGCCACAACGGAATTATAGCGAGGTCATGTGTTTTTTTTACGAAGATGTGTCAATCGGTTATGGGATTTTACAGTCAAGACTCAAAAAGCATTGTCCGTGCGCGTAGCAGCTAAACGCTCGTTTCTTGTACCGATTTCCTGATCACTTTCTCATTTTGGTCTCTCTCCGAACTCATTGAAGAGCTGGAAAAGAGCTTGATTTTGTGACAATGTGGAAGCTTAAGGAGTCTATGTTGGGAGGCGATGAAGACCAAGAAGAGGGCCTCTTGGATGACGAATCAGACGGCTTTTGTTCTCTCTCGCCCATGCAGGTACTGTGTAATTCACACAAAGTTTAATTTCAACCATGTGGGTTTTGTTGCGTTTGGGTTTTGCTGAAACTGTACTGGTTTGGGGTTTTGATTTGTACAGAGAATTTATGGGTTCGCCGCGTTTCTGGTTGCTGGTCTGGCTTGTATGCTCCTGGTATGAGTATTTTctcaccccttttttttcttctcttttctttttcccgtttttgataaaattgttgtGTTGAATAAATGTGTGTATTTGCATTTTCGAATTTTCATgggttttttggattttttgcgGTTCCAGATATGAGTAATATGTATTGGACTGTAAGTTGTCAGGTTAGTGTTTTCAGAAGTATATAGCTGAATCCAAAGTAGTTGGGATTAAGGCTTTGTTGAATTTTCTTGCTTTTGCAAGCAATAACCGCAGTGATCTTAGGTTATAAAAGCTCAAAAAGTAATTATGGGTGATCTTAGGTTATAAAAGCTCAAAAAGTAATTATGGGATGCTTACCAAAGGGAACCAAATTAAGTGGAGATATAAGTTGTATAAAATGTTAGTTAATCAGTCACTATAACGAGGTACTTACACTGGTGGCAAAGTGGCTTTTGTACCCCTTATAGTGATGGTTATTAACTATTCTGCTAGTAATATACAAATTTTTGAGGATGGGAAATTTCGTGATTGGTGATTTGATATCATTTTTTACCACCTGAGCTCAGTGGGTTCTTTCTGTTTTTTGGGTTAGAAGCTAGCAATAGCTCGACCATAACAAATCTCGTCATTTTAActtactaaaattaaaaaataataataataaaaccttttttttgaGTTTGGAAGTTAGAATTTGAGGTATACAATGAGATTCAAACATTGACATGTTAGATTTGTGGCCATTAATGTTTTACTTTGTTCGCGTAAAAGCATGAAGTTGACTTCTCATTGTGTGTTTATCTTGTCTAAAGGAATGGCCATATTGCCATATTCCTCCTGTATTGGCAATCAACTATATTACCACTTCTCTGTTGCCACATTGTCACGTAGTAGCTGGTCCTAGATCTCTAACGCCCTGCTTTTGCCTCTAAGAGTGACAGCTTAGCCACCGGCTAAGTGTTAACCAGTGTCATGAGCCTTTGAAGCTGCTAACGCCTAATTCAACCTCAATTGTTTTTCTCATATCCTGTAAATAGAATTCCATTAACAAACGGTTGCCTCAGTCAACCTTAACACTTTGTGGGGTTGTTTGAGAATCATGAGCTGTCAGCCTGCCTTTAGCAGATTTAGAACTTCCCTCCATCCTCGGAAGGTTGGTTCTTCTTGATGCACCACCCAGGACAGCTGCACACTTATATGGACCGTCTACAGCAGGCTCTCAAGTGTACCAGAACTTCTATGAGTCTTCCTCTCTTATCGCTTTCTTTGGTTGCTTTGTGTCTAGCATTGTGCctactctttattttcttgtcttCTCTTACTTTTTCATGCCTTAGATTGCACACAACCTGTCATGAAATGATTCTGATGGGTCAACATGGTAATAAAATTTCCCATTTCAAAGCCAGTATTATACTTGTATAACAGAGTATAACAATAATGTTATCTTGTGTTTCTATATATTTGAGAAAATCTATTTGACATCCTTGGAAATGCCAAAAGGGAGGGAAAAGAAGAAGCACAAGACAGAAAAATTAGTGGTTCAGTTATAGAGAGAATGCCTTTTGTTTCATGGGAGTCATAGATAGTTTGTATGCCTTTTGCCCATTGCTAAGCAAGATGAAACTTCTTGTCGTAACTGCTtaactttgtttttttctttcattatgaGAAACATCAAGTTCAGTTGAGGGCAAAAATTAAGAAACATAATTTTGGGGACTTTcgtattttttaaatacaaaaaattctTATGCATACGGAAACATTTATAGCCCGGTACTAAATGACAACAGTAAATCGTAACTCTTAACATCCTTACATCATTTTCTTATTAGTCTGCTTCTTTTGCAGTCATTGATTGTATTTGCCAAACCCATCAAATTTGCAGTACTGTTCACCTTTGGCAATGTGTTGGCAGTTGGAAGGTAGGTTAATTGGTGAAGGACTCAAGCAATGAGTTTTTAACACTATATAATTGGTCAGAAAAACATTAGTAGACTTAAAAAAAGACTAGGATTGCATTTTTGGttttatatttgttatttatatcaTACCGTCAGTCCATCCCCCTTCCCCAACACCAAAGAATGGACTTGCAGTTTTATAGTCTGtctcctttgtttttttttttttttgggggggggggggggggggtgctaGAATTATCAATTTGGTTTCACTTTGTTTTCCTTATTGTTGCCTTATGACAGACCTTGGGTTCTGGTTACTAAAATCAAATTAACCAGCTTTCAGGACATGTTAGTGTCAGTCCATGTTCGAAATTTGCAACCTACCAAGTGTTGTTAATGCAATATGATTCTAAATTTGTGGTCCTGTTTGGCAGCACAGCATTACTCATTGGACCTGGGCAACAAATGAGGATGATGTTTGACTCTACCCGTGTCTATGCAACTGCTATTTACCTTGGATGTGTTGTTATTGCTCTCATTTGTGCTCTCTGGGTAAGTTCGCTATCTTGATCCTCCAAAGATCTATTGGAGATAAGGAAAGTTTGGGTAATTTTACAACAATTTCTTTTGGTGCCCTGACCATTTTCCTTGGAGGTTTTTATTATTCACCAGCAGTCTCAACTTGGTTGAATATAAAATGGGACctcaatattttaatattttttaagatttgttaGAATGCCGGGAAAGGCTGAAATTTTGAAATGCCTAAGCACGGGAACAAATTGGTGAAAAGTGAAACCTGTATTTTATTTGCATTAATGTCCTCATTGCATTGCCGCACTTGGCTCAGTAGTCAGTCCCTTGCTCTATGCCCCACACGAATTTTGATGCGCatcaataattttcttttcccttttcttttcaaattcatTGGGTTACTGTAAAGGATTGAAAAATCTCAGATTTTGAATATAAGTTGTTAAAATAAAGTCCTAGTTTCATACTCTCTCCTCACTTTATTTGTCTCCCAGCTACATTCTATGCAAGATTTTTCAAGGTCTTAAGTGGGAAAACCTGATTGGCATGACCTTCATATTCATGACATGATTTGT contains the following coding sequences:
- the LOC133862225 gene encoding uncharacterized protein LOC133862225 — encoded protein: MWKLKESMLGGDEDQEEGLLDDESDGFCSLSPMQRIYGFAAFLVAGLACMLLSLIVFAKPIKFAVLFTFGNVLAVGSTALLIGPGQQMRMMFDSTRVYATAIYLGCVVIALICALWIHNKILTILAIIIEFCALVWYSLSYIPFARRMVSGLMVRLCDTEL